The proteins below are encoded in one region of Candidatus Binatia bacterium:
- a CDS encoding pyruvate carboxylase subunit B, translating into MAKKIELTETILRDAHQSLLATRMRTEDMLPIAPKLDRAGFWSLEVWGGATFDASLRYLRECPWERLHRLRRAMPRTRFQMLLRGQNLVGYRQYPDDVVEKFVELAAAAGIDVFRIFDAMNDARNMKASIAAALKTGKLVEGAICYTSSPVHSVDYFLRVAEELADMGVQILCLKDMGGLLPPHVAYDLVKGIKARFSLPLHLHSHCTSGLAPMSYIMAVEAGVDILDTALSPLSQGTSQPATESIVAALEGTPYTTGLDLKLLGEIAEYFYGVRPKYAEFESPVNNQIRTDILFSQIPGGMLSNLVAQLRQQNAEDKLEAVLQEMPEVRKDLGYPPLVTPASQICGSQAALNVVTGKRYSVVATETKNYVTGLYGRPPGPISDEIKKKVLGKKEPITCRPADLLKPGLDQARQEIGGLAKNEEDVISYALFPEIARDFFRERESSNRGSTFDGQHSA; encoded by the coding sequence ATGGCGAAGAAGATCGAGCTGACAGAGACCATTCTGCGCGACGCGCACCAGTCGTTGCTGGCGACGCGCATGCGCACGGAGGATATGCTGCCCATCGCGCCGAAGCTCGATCGAGCGGGGTTCTGGTCTTTGGAGGTTTGGGGCGGCGCGACGTTCGACGCCTCCTTGCGTTATTTAAGGGAATGTCCATGGGAGCGCTTGCATCGGTTGCGCCGGGCCATGCCCCGCACCCGATTTCAGATGCTGCTCCGCGGGCAGAACCTGGTCGGGTATCGCCAGTATCCGGACGACGTCGTCGAGAAATTCGTCGAGCTCGCCGCGGCCGCAGGCATCGATGTGTTCCGGATCTTCGACGCCATGAACGACGCGCGCAACATGAAAGCCTCGATCGCGGCGGCGCTCAAGACGGGGAAATTGGTCGAGGGGGCTATCTGCTACACGAGCAGCCCGGTCCACTCGGTAGACTATTTTCTCCGCGTGGCGGAAGAACTGGCCGACATGGGAGTGCAGATCCTCTGTCTCAAAGACATGGGCGGGCTGCTCCCCCCGCACGTCGCCTACGACCTGGTGAAGGGAATCAAGGCGCGCTTCTCGCTGCCGCTCCACCTTCACTCTCACTGTACCAGCGGATTGGCGCCGATGAGCTACATCATGGCCGTGGAGGCCGGCGTCGATATTCTCGATACCGCGCTCTCGCCTCTTTCGCAGGGAACTTCGCAGCCCGCTACGGAATCGATCGTCGCCGCATTGGAGGGGACGCCTTACACCACGGGTCTGGATCTCAAGCTCTTGGGCGAGATCGCGGAATATTTCTACGGCGTCCGTCCCAAGTACGCTGAATTCGAAAGTCCCGTCAACAACCAGATCAGGACGGATATTCTGTTTTCCCAGATTCCCGGCGGGATGCTGTCCAATCTGGTCGCGCAACTGCGCCAGCAAAACGCCGAAGACAAGCTCGAGGCCGTGCTGCAGGAAATGCCGGAGGTGAGAAAGGATCTGGGTTATCCGCCGCTGGTGACGCCGGCGAGCCAGATCTGCGGTTCGCAAGCCGCTCTTAACGTGGTGACCGGAAAGAGATACTCGGTCGTGGCCACGGAGACGAAGAACTACGTCACGGGTCTTTACGGCCGGCCGCCGGGGCCGATCAGCGATGAGATCAAGAAAAAGGTGTTAGGAAAAAAAGAACCGATCACCTGCCGGCCCGCCGATCTCCTGAAGCCTGGTTTGGATCAGGCGCGCCAGGAGATCGGCGGCCTGGCCAAAAACGAAGAGGACGTGATCTCCTACGCGCTTTTCCCCGAGATCGCCCGGGACTTCTTTCGCGAGCGGGAATCGTCCAACCGTGGTTCGACCTTCGACGGCCAGCACTCGGCGTGA
- a CDS encoding tryptophanase, translated as MKDVQDIGFSVPYDIAVARNLRATTRKEREAALAEACYNTELVPQELVYVDLQTDSAVSAPSTAQVATLIGGGSPEAGSETTAARRFREIFGFPFVLPCMQGRAAERIWAKLNVREGTVVPGNMLFPSTRYHIESNRAKVIDVISDKAYDLTSDDPFKADLDLLKLESVVEEHGPEKVSCIYVELAVNSCGGHPVSLTNLREVRAFAQARQIPVFLDACRILENSYFIQQREPGWQQRSIREIVGETCSLADGLTMSALKDFLVPLGGFIATRDEKSYQKASFQQLLDGGQPPAGALAGLALSLEEIFSSATYAQSRVEQVDRLWRKLAGKVPVLRPAAGHGVFIDAKRFLPALPPERHPAEALAAFVYAVSGVRATKGPPLTKNQIERGIELLRLAVPARKYLAGHMNDVAEAVLYAYAHREEIRGLKRVEKPGRSKYDPPLFAPAE; from the coding sequence ATGAAAGACGTTCAGGACATCGGCTTCTCGGTTCCGTACGACATCGCCGTCGCGCGGAATTTGAGGGCGACGACCCGGAAGGAAAGAGAAGCGGCGCTGGCCGAGGCCTGCTACAATACCGAACTGGTTCCTCAAGAGCTGGTGTATGTGGATTTGCAGACCGACAGCGCGGTGAGCGCGCCCAGCACCGCGCAAGTCGCGACGCTGATCGGCGGCGGGAGTCCGGAGGCCGGATCGGAAACGACCGCGGCGCGGCGCTTCCGGGAGATTTTCGGTTTTCCGTTTGTCCTTCCGTGCATGCAGGGCCGCGCGGCCGAGCGCATCTGGGCGAAGCTCAACGTGAGGGAAGGAACCGTCGTGCCGGGGAACATGCTCTTTCCTTCCACGCGCTATCACATCGAATCGAACCGGGCCAAGGTGATCGACGTCATCTCGGATAAGGCCTACGATCTTACCTCCGACGATCCTTTCAAGGCCGATCTGGACCTCCTGAAGCTCGAGAGCGTGGTAGAGGAGCATGGACCGGAGAAGGTCTCCTGCATCTACGTCGAGCTCGCGGTCAACTCGTGCGGCGGACATCCCGTCTCGCTCACGAACCTGCGGGAGGTGCGCGCCTTCGCGCAAGCGCGGCAGATCCCGGTCTTTCTCGACGCGTGCAGGATTCTGGAGAACAGCTACTTCATCCAGCAGCGGGAGCCGGGCTGGCAACAGCGCTCGATCCGGGAAATCGTCGGCGAGACCTGCTCCCTCGCCGACGGCTTGACGATGAGCGCGCTCAAGGACTTCCTTGTTCCACTCGGCGGCTTCATCGCGACGCGCGACGAAAAGAGCTATCAGAAGGCTTCGTTTCAGCAACTTCTCGACGGCGGACAGCCTCCCGCCGGAGCGCTTGCCGGCCTTGCCTTGTCGCTTGAAGAAATTTTTTCCTCGGCGACCTACGCGCAAAGCCGGGTGGAGCAGGTCGATCGTCTCTGGCGCAAGTTAGCCGGCAAAGTTCCGGTCCTCCGGCCGGCGGCCGGTCACGGCGTGTTCATCGATGCCAAGCGTTTTCTTCCGGCCTTGCCGCCGGAGCGCCATCCGGCCGAAGCGTTGGCCGCTTTTGTTTACGCCGTATCCGGCGTGCGCGCCACCAAGGGCCCGCCGCTCACGAAGAATCAGATCGAGCGCGGGATCGAGCTGCTGCGCCTGGCGGTGCCGGCGCGCAAGTATCTCGCGGGCCATATGAACGACGTTGCGGAGGCGGTGCTGTACGCTTATGCGCATCGGGAGGAGATCCGCGGGCTCAAGCGGGTCGAGAAGCCCGGGCGCTCGAAGTACGATCCGCCTCTCTTTGCTCCGGCGGAATGA
- a CDS encoding SDR family NAD(P)-dependent oxidoreductase: MAEVALITGGANGIGRAVSLKLASHGIAVAIADWDGKAAEEASAAIVSQGGKAEAFRVDVRWAAEVKNVVAAVLSRHGRVDILANIAGGSIHRKPIEELSWAEWKEVLDINLKGTFLFCREVAPIMMRQKKGRIVNTASNYGVTGSALRTPYSAAKAGVIGFSKSLALELAPYEVRVNVVAPGPTDTPRVMVNWTPEIRKQREAEIPRRRMGRPDDLAEAFYFLCGAESAWMTGQTLHVNGGLVMP, translated from the coding sequence ATGGCCGAGGTAGCGCTCATCACCGGCGGCGCCAACGGTATCGGCCGCGCGGTTTCGCTGAAGCTGGCTTCCCACGGCATCGCCGTTGCGATCGCCGATTGGGACGGTAAAGCGGCGGAGGAGGCGAGCGCCGCGATTGTTTCCCAGGGGGGAAAGGCCGAAGCGTTCCGCGTCGATGTGAGGTGGGCCGCCGAAGTCAAAAATGTCGTCGCCGCAGTGCTCTCACGCCACGGACGCGTCGATATTCTCGCCAACATCGCCGGCGGCAGCATCCACCGCAAACCCATCGAAGAGCTCAGCTGGGCGGAGTGGAAAGAGGTTCTCGACATCAACCTCAAGGGGACGTTTCTCTTTTGCCGCGAGGTCGCGCCGATCATGATGCGGCAGAAAAAGGGACGGATCGTCAATACGGCGTCGAACTACGGCGTCACCGGCTCGGCGCTGCGCACGCCGTATTCCGCGGCGAAGGCCGGCGTCATCGGCTTCAGCAAATCGTTGGCGCTGGAGCTGGCGCCGTACGAAGTCCGCGTCAACGTCGTCGCCCCCGGCCCGACGGACACGCCGCGCGTGATGGTGAACTGGACGCCGGAGATCAGAAAACAAAGAGAAGCGGAAATCCCGCGCCGGCGCATGGGCCGGCCGGACGATCTGGCCGAGGCGTTTTATTTTCTTTGCGGCGCCGAGAGCGCCTGGATGACGGGACAGACGCTGCACGTCAACGGCGGGCTGGTGATGCCGTGA
- a CDS encoding AMP-binding protein, whose amino-acid sequence MKASAELPTTKPRHLAALFFQRAAQLGEQAFINLQHGGRFEEVSWKDFGAKVEETVLGLNALGLGAGERVAIIGENSVEWLCADMATLAAGLPNVVISPRLSQSMILKLLAHSGARAAFVQDETGVGRLLNLKAQLPALAHIVVLERTAANLPDTLTFEELRALGRPAPTRTLHRILESVHEDDLATIMYTSGSTGEPKGVMKTQRNILSNIASGGEIALSKPDELAALVLSMNHLLGRYGFHKSAATGRTTALMQTTELDVDLKSIQALAPTSMTLVPRVLEKILAAILAEGDNGRHWEELERLDQRAAGYGSPTPAERERVNELKGRLRDSVKRSLGGRIKYVTYGGAAMPPRIMRFFELMGIPLLGTYGSTECGGVTLCGIGENRPGNLGKPFANIEIRIAADGEILVRGPTVTPGYFQNPEVTRETLDPDGWFHSGDLGAIEPDGSLRIVGRKKDVFYCAEGSNIYPAYIELLLESDPLIRQAVLVGDRRPFIAALIVPEADRIAAELEKDSGPERLREIVWARVERINQRLEEYEQIRKIVLLQNNFPERVRSVTAFQKSKIDRAAVAELYKNEIRQIYGE is encoded by the coding sequence ATGAAAGCAAGCGCAGAGTTGCCGACGACAAAACCGCGCCATCTCGCGGCGCTCTTTTTCCAGCGCGCCGCACAACTCGGAGAGCAAGCCTTTATCAATCTCCAGCACGGCGGGCGCTTCGAAGAAGTTTCCTGGAAAGATTTCGGCGCCAAGGTCGAGGAAACCGTTCTCGGGCTGAATGCTCTCGGCCTCGGCGCCGGAGAAAGAGTGGCGATCATCGGGGAAAACAGCGTGGAATGGCTGTGCGCCGATATGGCGACTCTCGCCGCGGGCTTGCCGAACGTCGTTATTTCTCCCCGGCTTTCCCAGTCGATGATTCTCAAGCTCCTGGCCCATTCCGGGGCGCGGGCGGCTTTTGTCCAAGATGAAACCGGCGTCGGCAGGCTGTTGAACTTGAAAGCCCAGCTTCCCGCGCTCGCCCATATCGTCGTCTTGGAGCGGACCGCGGCGAATCTCCCCGATACGCTCACTTTCGAAGAGCTACGGGCTCTGGGAAGACCCGCGCCCACGAGGACTCTTCACCGGATTCTCGAATCGGTTCATGAGGACGATCTGGCGACGATCATGTACACGTCGGGCTCGACCGGCGAGCCGAAAGGCGTCATGAAGACGCAGCGGAACATCCTCTCCAACATCGCCTCGGGGGGCGAGATCGCGCTCAGCAAACCGGACGAGCTGGCGGCCCTCGTCCTAAGCATGAATCATCTTTTGGGCCGGTACGGCTTTCACAAGAGCGCGGCGACGGGACGGACGACGGCGCTGATGCAGACGACCGAGCTCGACGTCGATCTTAAAAGCATCCAGGCGCTCGCTCCGACCTCGATGACGCTGGTGCCGAGAGTGTTGGAGAAAATACTGGCGGCGATTCTCGCGGAGGGCGATAACGGGCGGCATTGGGAAGAGTTGGAGAGGTTGGATCAGCGCGCCGCGGGCTACGGATCTCCTACGCCCGCGGAACGCGAGCGTGTGAACGAACTGAAGGGTCGGCTTCGAGATTCGGTCAAGCGTTCTCTGGGCGGCAGGATCAAGTACGTCACTTACGGCGGCGCCGCCATGCCGCCGAGAATCATGCGCTTCTTCGAGTTGATGGGAATTCCTTTGCTGGGCACCTACGGATCGACCGAGTGCGGCGGCGTGACGCTCTGCGGGATCGGGGAGAACCGGCCGGGGAATCTGGGCAAGCCATTCGCCAATATCGAAATTCGCATCGCCGCCGACGGCGAGATCCTCGTGCGCGGCCCGACGGTGACGCCGGGCTACTTTCAGAACCCGGAGGTGACGCGGGAGACGCTCGATCCCGACGGCTGGTTTCATTCCGGAGACCTGGGCGCAATCGAGCCGGACGGCTCTCTGCGCATCGTCGGGAGGAAGAAGGACGTTTTTTACTGCGCCGAGGGCTCGAACATTTATCCCGCTTACATCGAGCTGCTGCTGGAGAGCGATCCGCTGATCCGCCAGGCGGTTCTGGTCGGCGACCGTCGTCCCTTTATCGCGGCGCTGATCGTGCCGGAGGCCGACCGGATCGCGGCGGAGCTCGAAAAAGATTCGGGTCCGGAACGGTTGCGCGAAATAGTCTGGGCACGGGTCGAGCGTATCAACCAGCGCCTCGAAGAATACGAGCAGATACGAAAGATTGTGCTGTTGCAAAACAACTTCCCCGAGCGGGTGCGAAGCGTGACCGCGTTTCAGAAGAGCAAGATCGATCGCGCGGCCGTGGCAGAGCTTTATAAAAACGAGATTCGACAAATCTACGGCGAGTGA
- the hisG gene encoding ATP phosphoribosyltransferase, translating into MKEATTKELKLGLPKGSLESMTIELFKKSGWKISTASRSYFPSVDDKTLRCSLVRPQEMSRYVETGTLDAGITGKDWTMENNSDVEIIAEMVYSKTSFKPTHWVLAVPQDSPIKTAQDLKGKRIATEMVNFTRRYFAEKRIPVEVEFSWGVTEAKAAEGLVDAIVEVTETGTTIRAHGLRIIDELLQSNPQFIANKNALKDPWKKEKIEQIRLLLQGALAAENKVGIKMNVAEADLDKVVKLIPSITAPTVSPLYATAALRGVKWFSIESVIAEDVVRDLIPMLIQNGAVGIIEYPLNKVI; encoded by the coding sequence GTGAAGGAAGCCACCACCAAAGAATTAAAGCTCGGCCTCCCCAAGGGAAGCTTGGAGTCGATGACCATCGAGCTTTTCAAAAAGTCGGGTTGGAAGATCTCGACTGCGAGCCGGAGTTATTTCCCGTCGGTGGACGACAAGACGCTGCGCTGCAGCCTGGTGCGGCCCCAGGAGATGTCGCGCTACGTCGAGACCGGAACGTTGGACGCGGGCATCACGGGCAAAGACTGGACGATGGAGAACAACTCCGACGTCGAGATCATCGCCGAGATGGTTTATTCGAAGACGAGCTTCAAGCCTACGCACTGGGTTCTCGCGGTGCCGCAGGACTCGCCGATAAAAACCGCCCAGGACCTGAAAGGCAAGAGGATCGCAACCGAAATGGTGAACTTCACCCGTCGTTATTTCGCCGAGAAAAGAATCCCGGTGGAAGTGGAGTTTTCCTGGGGAGTGACCGAGGCCAAGGCCGCCGAGGGGCTGGTGGACGCGATCGTCGAAGTGACCGAGACCGGAACCACGATCCGGGCCCACGGTCTGAGAATCATCGATGAGCTGTTGCAATCGAACCCGCAGTTCATCGCCAACAAAAACGCGCTGAAGGACCCGTGGAAAAAAGAGAAGATCGAGCAGATCCGCCTGTTGCTTCAGGGCGCCCTGGCGGCGGAAAATAAAGTCGGCATCAAAATGAACGTCGCCGAGGCCGACCTCGACAAGGTCGTCAAGCTCATCCCCAGCATCACCGCGCCGACGGTGTCGCCGCTCTACGCGACCGCGGCGCTGCGCGGCGTGAAGTGGTTTTCCATCGAGAGCGTCATCGCCGAAGACGTCGTCCGCGACCTCATTCCCATGCTGATCCAGAATGGCGCCGTGGGAATCATCGAGTATCCGCTGAACAAAGTGATTTAA
- a CDS encoding alkaline phosphatase D family protein, whose product MRRAVTRRQFLKLAGAASLALAHTHRADAAAASLAFSPAAFDATQDSVLIWARGDGGARIRVDFGEEGASQLTAGPVADLTSDTDYCATIPLTHLAPGKRWSYHIMDAASGKPLSEPCRFKTAPSSAAPFTFAFSADMEDSYQPFKLFDVIDSKQPDFLLLLGDLIYADHPKKSFIPSVAYYRIKHAANRKDRHLQNFLSRYATYAIWDDHETENNANSLNPNMGKALQVYKEYWPCKAVDANALYRQFAWAGVDFFILDTRRFRSRQKMPEGPEKTMLGAAQKNWFKENLKSSKAPFKFVVTSVPFQGGGADSWGSYKTERDEIARFIRSEKIGGVIFLTGAYHLARDWSNAKTGLREFMAGPIASFTHYKKNPDARARYEKAGTFHYGDGYNFGLWRVDSAAGKARLDFIGAAGQTLFQTEVTA is encoded by the coding sequence ATGAGACGCGCGGTTACTCGGCGGCAATTTCTAAAACTCGCGGGCGCCGCGTCCCTGGCGCTGGCGCACACGCACCGAGCAGACGCGGCGGCGGCTTCTCTTGCTTTCAGCCCTGCGGCGTTCGACGCAACCCAGGATTCCGTGCTGATTTGGGCGCGCGGCGACGGCGGCGCCCGCATACGGGTGGATTTCGGAGAAGAGGGTGCATCGCAGCTTACCGCCGGACCCGTTGCGGATTTGACCAGTGACACCGATTACTGCGCGACAATACCCCTGACTCATCTGGCACCGGGCAAGAGGTGGAGTTACCATATTATGGATGCAGCTTCGGGCAAACCTCTGTCCGAGCCTTGCCGCTTCAAGACCGCGCCGAGCAGCGCCGCGCCTTTTACCTTCGCCTTCAGCGCCGACATGGAAGACAGCTATCAACCGTTCAAGCTGTTCGACGTCATCGACAGCAAGCAGCCGGACTTCCTCTTGCTCCTGGGCGACCTCATCTATGCCGACCATCCGAAAAAGAGTTTTATTCCCTCGGTTGCTTATTATCGGATCAAACACGCCGCGAACCGGAAGGACCGGCATTTACAGAATTTCTTGTCCCGATACGCGACGTATGCCATTTGGGACGATCACGAGACGGAAAACAACGCCAATAGCCTGAACCCGAATATGGGAAAAGCCTTGCAAGTTTACAAAGAATACTGGCCGTGCAAAGCGGTGGACGCTAACGCACTGTACCGGCAGTTCGCGTGGGCGGGAGTCGATTTCTTTATTCTCGATACGCGGCGGTTTCGCAGCCGGCAAAAGATGCCCGAGGGCCCTGAGAAGACCATGCTCGGCGCAGCGCAGAAAAACTGGTTCAAGGAGAATCTCAAATCTTCGAAGGCGCCGTTCAAGTTCGTCGTTACATCGGTGCCGTTTCAGGGCGGGGGCGCGGATAGCTGGGGGTCTTACAAAACTGAACGCGACGAGATCGCGCGATTTATTCGCAGCGAAAAAATCGGCGGCGTTATTTTTCTCACCGGCGCCTACCATCTGGCGCGAGACTGGAGCAACGCCAAAACCGGACTGCGCGAGTTCATGGCCGGGCCGATCGCATCGTTCACTCATTATAAAAAGAATCCCGACGCCCGTGCGCGCTACGAAAAGGCCGGGACCTTTCATTACGGCGACGGCTACAACTTCGGCTTGTGGCGCGTCGATTCCGCCGCCGGCAAAGCTAGGCTGGACTTCATCGGCGCCGCCGGCCAGACGCTGTTTCAGACGGAAGTGACCGCGTAA
- a CDS encoding helix-turn-helix transcriptional regulator: protein MQWVKIKIRMLERGIYSQKALAEKLGVNPSTVTRLLKGQRKSRRLQQQIAEILGMPVNADDRDRK, encoded by the coding sequence ATGCAGTGGGTCAAAATCAAGATCCGCATGCTCGAACGCGGCATCTACAGCCAGAAAGCCCTGGCGGAAAAGCTGGGCGTCAATCCCTCCACCGTCACCCGCCTCCTCAAAGGCCAACGAAAATCGCGCCGGCTGCAGCAGCAAATCGCCGAGATTCTCGGCATGCCGGTCAACGCGGACGACAGAGACAGAAAGTAG
- the hisI gene encoding phosphoribosyl-AMP cyclohydrolase produces the protein MQKIDFAKGNGLVPVIVQDYRSREVLMMAYMNQDAWSKTRKTGKAHYYSRSRRGLWLKGEESGHYQEVKDILIDCDNDTLLLRVKQRGGGACHLGYRSCFFRKKAARNWKVAAIRIFNPDQVYKSKKA, from the coding sequence ATGCAAAAAATCGATTTCGCCAAGGGGAACGGGCTTGTGCCCGTCATCGTCCAGGACTACCGCAGCCGCGAAGTTCTGATGATGGCTTATATGAACCAAGACGCCTGGAGCAAAACGCGAAAAACCGGCAAGGCCCACTACTACAGCCGCTCCCGGCGCGGACTCTGGTTAAAAGGAGAAGAGTCGGGACACTATCAGGAGGTCAAAGACATTTTGATCGATTGCGACAACGACACGCTTCTGCTCAGGGTCAAACAGCGCGGCGGCGGCGCCTGCCATCTCGGCTATCGGAGCTGCTTCTTCCGAAAAAAGGCGGCAAGAAACTGGAAAGTTGCGGCGATAAGAATTTTCAATCCGGACCAGGTCTATAAGAGCAAAAAGGCGTAA
- a CDS encoding helix-turn-helix transcriptional regulator, whose protein sequence is MSPTQFAYKAKIPQGTISKCLSGHVPTARILLRIAKLTGKSVDWLLLGAVQGKGGVGSVAERPARYGGAGAPDKAKAGDEVWVKKLLKVLRSSNRQKTQTIKDLLDVLARDE, encoded by the coding sequence ATGAGCCCCACCCAATTCGCCTACAAAGCCAAGATTCCGCAGGGGACGATCTCGAAATGTCTGAGCGGCCACGTTCCTACGGCGCGAATTCTTTTGCGCATCGCCAAGCTTACCGGGAAGAGCGTGGATTGGCTGTTGCTGGGGGCCGTACAGGGTAAAGGCGGCGTGGGGTCGGTGGCGGAGCGGCCGGCGCGTTACGGCGGCGCCGGCGCGCCGGATAAGGCAAAAGCCGGCGACGAGGTTTGGGTTAAAAAACTCCTCAAGGTTTTACGCAGTAGCAACCGGCAAAAGACGCAGACCATCAAAGATCTCCTCGACGTTCTGGCCCGTGACGAGTGA
- a CDS encoding SDR family NAD(P)-dependent oxidoreductase, with amino-acid sequence MRLKDRVAVVTGGAQGIGRAIALGLAREGANVVVADLQGGKAESAAAEAQALGVEALSVETDVSNEDSVKNLAEQALKRFDHVDILINDAGIFPQAKVAEMTEADWDRTLDVNLGGNFLCSRAFLPSMRARKNGRIISIASGIAHTGAVNGAHYAASKAGIIGFIKALAREVSPDGITANAICPNIIDTALPRGHRSSAELQERLTRNPLGHAMEPEDLVGAVLFLASDAAGYITGQAVNVNCGTVMI; translated from the coding sequence ATGAGACTCAAAGATAGGGTTGCCGTCGTGACGGGCGGGGCGCAGGGGATCGGGCGCGCCATCGCGTTGGGACTGGCGCGCGAGGGGGCGAATGTCGTCGTTGCGGATCTTCAGGGCGGGAAGGCGGAGAGTGCCGCGGCAGAAGCACAGGCGCTGGGCGTCGAAGCTCTCTCCGTCGAAACGGATGTCTCCAATGAGGATTCCGTCAAGAACCTCGCCGAGCAGGCGCTCAAGCGCTTCGATCATGTGGACATACTCATCAACGACGCCGGCATCTTTCCCCAGGCGAAAGTCGCCGAGATGACGGAGGCGGATTGGGACCGGACGCTCGATGTCAATCTCGGCGGTAATTTCCTTTGCTCCCGCGCTTTTCTTCCTTCGATGCGCGCGCGAAAAAACGGCCGGATCATTAGCATTGCGTCCGGCATCGCCCACACCGGCGCGGTAAACGGCGCGCACTACGCCGCGTCCAAAGCCGGGATCATAGGTTTCATCAAAGCTCTCGCGAGAGAAGTCAGCCCGGACGGCATCACGGCCAACGCCATCTGCCCCAACATCATCGACACCGCGTTGCCGCGCGGCCACCGTAGCTCGGCGGAGTTGCAAGAGCGCCTCACGCGGAACCCTCTCGGCCACGCCATGGAGCCCGAAGATTTAGTCGGCGCGGTTCTCTTTCTCGCCAGCGACGCCGCAGGTTACATCACCGGCCAGGCGGTCAACGTGAACTGCGGCACGGTTATGATTTAG
- the cutA gene encoding divalent-cation tolerance protein CutA yields MSEFVVVFVTAGSADEGDRLARALVEGRLAACVNRVKPVQSIYRWQGKIESSEEELLIVKTRRDLFERLKEKILELHSYSVPEIIALPILAGSESYLRWLEEELFQP; encoded by the coding sequence ATGAGCGAGTTCGTCGTCGTATTCGTAACCGCAGGGTCGGCCGACGAAGGCGATCGTCTCGCCCGCGCGTTGGTCGAGGGCCGGCTTGCCGCGTGCGTGAACCGCGTGAAGCCCGTCCAGTCGATCTACCGCTGGCAAGGCAAGATCGAATCCAGCGAGGAAGAGCTTCTCATCGTCAAGACCCGGCGCGACCTCTTCGAGCGGCTCAAAGAAAAAATCCTTGAGCTCCATAGCTACTCGGTGCCGGAGATCATCGCGCTGCCGATTCTTGCCGGCAGCGAAAGTTATCTCCGTTGGTTAGAGGAAGAACTTTTCCAACCTTAA
- a CDS encoding NUDIX hydrolase: protein MRTVREISSGGVIYRKHKGTIEVALIRVRGRWSLPKGQVEEGEGLQETALREVREETGLEGQIVAKLGDITYWYTNKTKEGETVRIFKRVYFYLIRWLKGDVSRHDQEVEEACWFPMAKALELIYYPTEREMVKKAEALLAGPMAKKSSPQIGRSDGG from the coding sequence ATGCGCACGGTGAGAGAGATTTCATCCGGCGGCGTTATTTACCGAAAACACAAGGGAACGATCGAAGTGGCCCTGATCCGCGTGAGGGGCCGGTGGAGCTTGCCCAAGGGTCAGGTGGAAGAGGGCGAGGGGCTTCAGGAAACGGCGCTCCGGGAGGTCCGCGAAGAGACGGGCTTGGAAGGACAAATTGTTGCAAAGCTGGGCGATATCACCTATTGGTACACGAACAAGACCAAAGAGGGAGAAACGGTCAGGATTTTCAAGCGCGTCTATTTTTATCTGATCCGTTGGCTCAAAGGGGACGTGTCTCGGCACGATCAAGAGGTCGAGGAGGCCTGTTGGTTCCCCATGGCCAAAGCGCTCGAACTCATTTATTATCCCACCGAGCGCGAGATGGTAAAAAAGGCCGAGGCTCTTCTCGCCGGTCCAATGGCAAAAAAATCATCGCCGCAGATCGGCCGATCCGACGGCGGTTAG